The following proteins are co-located in the Haloplanus sp. HW8-1 genome:
- a CDS encoding mandelate racemase/muconate lactonizing enzyme family protein, whose product MEIESIESYPIKIPLKTPVSFSNRTIHFRDHAITHVRTASGLEGVGYSLGYEAAELVADAVESRLAPALEGEDPRDTERLWEEMYEGNIQIGRTGLFLRAISSVDIALWDLKAKAAEQPLYKLLGAHADAVPTYASGGYYRDDKGHEGLREEINRYLDEGHDAVKMKVGRRSIPEEVERVEAVREEIGPDRTLFLDANGVWSSAPEGIRACKAFEPYDPYFMEEPVMIDRVETMAQVNDAIDYPVATGELEGTRHDFANLYDQGAAGILQPDATVCGGITEWLRIAKYASAYDVPIAPHYNWNLHASLVGSVENGMIVEYFYRDMDVKVFDEVVADPLGPNDEGMIELPDTPGHGVELDEDALEEFRV is encoded by the coding sequence ATGGAGATCGAGTCCATCGAGTCGTATCCGATCAAAATCCCCCTAAAGACGCCCGTATCGTTTTCCAACCGGACGATCCACTTCCGGGACCACGCGATCACGCACGTTCGAACCGCAAGCGGCCTCGAAGGAGTCGGCTATTCGCTGGGCTACGAGGCAGCGGAGCTGGTGGCAGACGCCGTCGAATCCCGGCTCGCCCCGGCGCTCGAAGGGGAGGACCCGCGCGATACCGAGCGGCTGTGGGAGGAGATGTACGAAGGGAACATCCAGATCGGCCGGACTGGACTGTTCCTGCGGGCCATCTCGTCCGTGGACATCGCACTGTGGGATCTGAAGGCGAAGGCCGCCGAACAGCCACTCTACAAACTATTGGGCGCCCACGCGGACGCGGTGCCGACCTACGCGAGCGGCGGCTACTACCGCGACGACAAGGGCCACGAAGGGCTGCGCGAGGAGATCAACCGCTACCTGGACGAGGGGCACGACGCCGTGAAGATGAAGGTCGGCCGTCGGTCCATCCCGGAGGAGGTCGAGCGTGTCGAGGCCGTCCGCGAGGAGATCGGCCCCGATCGGACGCTGTTTTTGGACGCCAACGGCGTGTGGTCGTCGGCACCCGAGGGGATCCGTGCCTGCAAGGCGTTCGAACCGTACGACCCCTACTTCATGGAAGAGCCGGTCATGATCGATCGGGTCGAAACGATGGCACAAGTCAACGACGCCATCGACTACCCAGTCGCCACGGGCGAACTGGAGGGGACGCGACACGACTTCGCCAACCTGTACGACCAGGGGGCGGCGGGCATCCTCCAGCCCGACGCGACGGTCTGTGGCGGGATCACCGAGTGGCTGCGGATCGCGAAGTACGCGTCGGCCTACGACGTACCGATCGCCCCACACTACAACTGGAACCTCCACGCGTCGCTGGTTGGATCCGTCGAGAACGGGATGATCGTCGAGTACTTCTACCGCGACATGGACGTGAAGGTGTTCGACGAGGTGGTCGCGGATCCGCTCGGACCGAACGACGAGGGGATGATCGAGTTGCCGGATACGCCGGGCCACGGCGTCGAACTCGACGAGGACGCGCTCGAAGAGTTCAGAGTGTAG
- a CDS encoding fumarylacetoacetate hydrolase family protein — protein MKYLARTTDGRPLLGDEEGFVPLGAAHPDLGSVREALPRAAAGTLGTPADAPADPVPADDLRLAAPLERFGKLWGIGLNYEEHAGDLDEQRPDEPASFMKPNTVLTGPGGPIRLPPKAQSERVTAEAELAVVMGRACHGVAEERVEEVVAGYLPVIDMTAEDILQRNPRFLTRAKSFDSFLVPGDALAIPDEPLDLADLRVATEVNGQVEAENEIRNMLFPPAEIVSFHSEVMSLEPGDLFSTGTPGAAPIDPGDEVRATVESIGSVEAPVTR, from the coding sequence ATGAAGTACCTGGCACGCACGACCGACGGGCGCCCGCTGTTGGGGGACGAGGAAGGGTTCGTCCCGCTGGGTGCCGCCCACCCGGATCTGGGGAGCGTCCGCGAGGCGCTCCCGCGCGCGGCGGCAGGGACGCTCGGCACCCCGGCCGACGCGCCGGCCGATCCGGTCCCCGCGGACGACCTCCGACTGGCCGCACCGCTCGAACGGTTCGGGAAGCTCTGGGGCATCGGCCTCAACTACGAGGAACACGCGGGGGATCTCGACGAACAGCGCCCAGACGAGCCGGCCAGTTTCATGAAGCCGAACACGGTGCTCACCGGGCCGGGCGGACCGATCCGGCTCCCCCCGAAAGCCCAAAGCGAGCGGGTGACCGCCGAGGCCGAACTGGCGGTCGTCATGGGCCGGGCGTGTCACGGCGTCGCCGAGGAGCGTGTCGAGGAGGTCGTCGCCGGCTACCTCCCGGTCATCGACATGACCGCCGAGGACATCCTCCAGCGGAACCCGCGCTTTCTCACGCGCGCCAAGAGCTTCGACAGTTTCCTCGTCCCCGGCGACGCTCTCGCGATCCCCGACGAACCGCTCGACCTCGCGGACCTCCGCGTCGCGACCGAGGTGAACGGGCAGGTCGAGGCCGAAAACGAGATCAGGAACATGCTGTTCCCGCCCGCAGAGATCGTCTCGTTCCACTCGGAGGTCATGAGCCTCGAACCGGGTGACCTGTTCAGCACGGGAACGCCCGGTGCAGCGCCCATCGATCCCGGGGACGAGGTCCGTGCGACGGTCGAATCGATCGGCTCGGTCGAGGCACCCGTGACCCGATAG
- a CDS encoding SDR family oxidoreductase codes for MDLEIDGNAALVTASSSGLGKASAKALAREGVDVVINGRDEERLAAAQEDVESVAADGVDVVAQPGDLTDEDDIQQLVETAVEEFGRLDHLVTSAGGPPSGQFVDIDDEDWYEAYDLLVMSVVRLARAAQPHLAAGDGGTIVTITSRSVKEAIDSLVLSNSVRMGVIGLEKTLSKEFAPEVRANAVLPGPHETARIQDLVEAAVDRGDYDSYEEGLADWASNPLERIGDPMELGNTVSFLSSPKSGYINGTAITIDGGSTGANL; via the coding sequence ATGGATCTGGAAATAGACGGCAACGCGGCACTCGTAACGGCGTCGTCCAGCGGGCTCGGCAAGGCATCCGCGAAGGCACTGGCACGCGAAGGCGTCGACGTCGTGATCAACGGTCGTGACGAAGAGCGACTCGCGGCGGCACAGGAGGACGTCGAATCCGTCGCCGCCGACGGCGTCGACGTCGTGGCACAGCCCGGCGATCTGACTGACGAGGACGACATCCAGCAACTCGTCGAGACGGCGGTCGAGGAGTTCGGCCGACTCGATCACCTGGTTACCAGCGCCGGGGGGCCGCCGTCCGGCCAGTTCGTCGACATCGACGACGAGGACTGGTACGAGGCCTACGACCTCCTCGTGATGAGCGTCGTCCGCCTCGCGCGGGCGGCCCAGCCACACCTCGCGGCGGGCGACGGCGGGACCATCGTCACCATCACCTCCCGGAGCGTCAAGGAGGCGATCGACAGCCTCGTGCTGTCGAACTCGGTGCGGATGGGCGTGATCGGGCTAGAGAAGACCCTCTCGAAGGAGTTCGCCCCCGAAGTGCGCGCCAACGCGGTGCTGCCCGGGCCTCACGAGACGGCCCGCATTCAGGATCTGGTAGAGGCCGCGGTCGACCGTGGCGACTACGACTCCTACGAGGAGGGACTGGCCGACTGGGCGTCGAACCCGCTCGAACGGATCGGCGATCCGATGGAACTGGGCAACACCGTGTCCTTCCTCTCGTCGCCGAAGTCGGGATACATCAACGGGACGGCGATCACCATCGACGGCGGTTCGACGGGAGCGAACCTATGA
- a CDS encoding MFS transporter, with translation MGASGRAGEIRRVAAELWRGGRGPTLVAVGGGWFLSIGVRLVYPAVLPYLRTDFGLDLTTAGLLITTLWVAYALGQLPGGLLDDRAGSGRLLVASTAVSAVTLALVVTVGSVGALFVGTALFGFATALYGVSRLTLLVTTYPDRGGTAVGVVQSAGDFGSSVLPPLGSLLAATFAWEVGLGFAVPLFLLAGVGLHVAVPGDGSGTAETATLATTLRRVTEAVRDPAIATVIAVQTLGYCIWQSFTAFYPTYLAEMKSITPTTAAVLFGGLFALGIVVRPISGTAYDTLGPGRALPIVFAVITVTMGLLPFVDGLPALVVVTVMASSILGYATVTLTYLTEALDDDIQGIGIGSIRSGYMLVGAGFPTVVGVIADAGFFDEAFFLLAGIGAVATLLSLRMPGTEGTTSAA, from the coding sequence ATGGGCGCCAGTGGGCGGGCCGGAGAGATCCGTCGCGTCGCCGCGGAACTGTGGCGAGGGGGTCGAGGACCGACGCTCGTCGCCGTCGGTGGCGGGTGGTTTCTCTCGATCGGCGTGCGGCTTGTCTACCCCGCCGTCCTGCCGTACCTGCGGACCGATTTTGGCCTCGATCTGACGACCGCCGGACTCCTGATAACGACGCTGTGGGTGGCGTACGCGCTCGGCCAACTCCCCGGTGGACTCCTCGACGACCGCGCCGGCTCCGGCCGCCTGCTCGTCGCGAGTACCGCCGTCTCCGCGGTGACGCTGGCGCTCGTGGTGACGGTGGGGTCCGTCGGCGCGCTGTTCGTCGGGACCGCCCTCTTCGGCTTCGCGACGGCACTGTACGGCGTCTCCCGCCTCACGCTCCTCGTGACGACCTACCCGGATCGCGGCGGGACGGCGGTCGGGGTGGTCCAGAGCGCCGGCGACTTCGGGAGTTCCGTGCTCCCGCCCCTGGGGAGTCTCCTGGCCGCGACGTTCGCCTGGGAGGTCGGGCTCGGCTTCGCGGTGCCGCTGTTCCTGCTCGCCGGCGTCGGCCTTCACGTCGCCGTGCCCGGCGACGGGAGCGGCACCGCGGAGACGGCCACGCTCGCGACCACGCTCCGGCGGGTGACCGAGGCGGTGCGCGACCCCGCGATCGCGACCGTGATAGCCGTCCAGACGCTCGGATACTGTATCTGGCAGTCGTTCACCGCGTTCTATCCGACGTATCTCGCCGAGATGAAGAGCATCACGCCGACCACCGCGGCTGTGCTGTTCGGGGGGCTCTTCGCGCTCGGTATCGTGGTGCGACCGATCTCGGGGACGGCCTACGATACGCTGGGACCGGGGCGCGCCCTCCCGATCGTGTTCGCCGTCATCACCGTGACGATGGGGCTTCTCCCCTTCGTCGACGGACTGCCCGCGCTGGTCGTCGTCACCGTCATGGCGAGCAGCATTCTCGGCTACGCGACGGTTACGCTCACGTATCTCACTGAAGCACTCGACGACGACATCCAGGGGATCGGAATCGGGTCGATACGGTCCGGATACATGCTCGTCGGCGCCGGGTTCCCGACCGTCGTCGGGGTGATCGCCGACGCCGGCTTTTTCGACGAGGCGTTCTTCCTGCTTGCCGGCATCGGTGCCGTCGCCACGCTCCTCTCGCTTCGGATGCCCGGGACGGAGGGCACCACATCGGCCGCCTAG
- a CDS encoding amidohydrolase family protein produces MHSTDRFSELNEVDGTVVDCDAHLLEEEEDFVGYIDDPFASMGIDADTIRKYSGHYPGPAFLNPAIESGRSTTQLEFSNTVADIAAADEMLNRDRAILTPGGCNLKLGFVHHGELAAALASAYNDWILDQFLDELPTLHGAAVVAPQKPELAAAEIRRRASEPKIASVMLPCAGVSPPLGMEKYDPIYEAAEDAGLPVMMHPGINGLIGSFPQHWRGTDRYLDAKVCCHPSEQMFHLSTMLTKGIPVKYPDLEFVIMEAGLGWIPFFIRRYEQHYLMLREDAPMLEKSPQEYIDDQFYFTSQPIEGAAEPEYIARVARLFNGSDNLLFASDWPHMDFDTTKQLYQSLGTEFDDDEVAAIYGGTARSVFDL; encoded by the coding sequence ATGCATTCCACCGATCGCTTCAGCGAACTCAACGAGGTAGACGGGACCGTCGTCGACTGTGACGCCCACCTGCTCGAAGAGGAAGAGGACTTCGTCGGGTATATCGATGACCCGTTCGCGTCGATGGGTATCGACGCGGACACCATCCGGAAGTACAGCGGCCACTACCCGGGGCCGGCGTTTCTCAACCCGGCCATCGAGTCGGGACGGTCGACGACGCAACTGGAGTTTTCAAACACGGTGGCGGACATCGCCGCCGCCGACGAGATGTTGAACCGGGATCGAGCGATCCTGACGCCCGGTGGCTGTAACCTGAAACTGGGATTCGTCCACCACGGCGAACTCGCGGCGGCCCTCGCGAGCGCCTACAACGACTGGATCCTCGACCAGTTCCTCGACGAACTCCCGACGCTCCACGGAGCGGCGGTCGTGGCCCCCCAGAAACCCGAGTTGGCCGCGGCCGAGATCCGCCGGCGCGCATCGGAGCCGAAGATCGCGAGCGTCATGCTCCCCTGTGCCGGCGTGTCGCCACCGCTCGGAATGGAGAAGTACGATCCGATATACGAGGCCGCCGAAGACGCGGGACTACCGGTGATGATGCACCCCGGCATCAACGGACTCATCGGGAGTTTCCCGCAACACTGGCGTGGCACCGACCGTTACCTCGACGCGAAGGTCTGCTGTCACCCGTCGGAACAGATGTTCCACCTCTCGACGATGCTCACGAAGGGGATCCCGGTCAAATATCCCGACCTCGAGTTCGTCATCATGGAGGCGGGGCTGGGGTGGATTCCGTTCTTCATCCGACGGTACGAACAGCACTACCTGATGTTGCGGGAGGACGCGCCGATGCTCGAGAAATCCCCCCAGGAGTACATCGACGACCAGTTCTACTTCACGAGCCAGCCCATCGAGGGCGCGGCCGAACCCGAGTACATCGCACGGGTCGCCCGACTCTTCAACGGGAGCGACAACCTCCTCTTTGCGTCCGACTGGCCCCACATGGATTTCGACACCACGAAACAGCTGTACCAGTCGCTCGGGACGGAGTTCGACGACGACGAGGTGGCGGCCATCTACGGGGGGACGGCGCGTTCGGTCTTCGACCTGTGA
- a CDS encoding Rieske (2Fe-2S) protein: MTDHVVAAEEDFPEGSRLLVEVDGREVAVFNRDGAYYAYANWCPHQGGPICEGELSGTLEATFDPETLTVDRDWVAEGTVLTCPWHGWEFDVTSGECRVDEARLPSYAVRTEDGDVVLTV; this comes from the coding sequence ATGACCGACCACGTCGTCGCCGCCGAGGAGGACTTTCCGGAGGGGAGTCGTCTCCTCGTCGAGGTCGACGGCCGGGAAGTCGCCGTATTCAACCGGGACGGCGCGTACTACGCGTACGCGAACTGGTGTCCACACCAGGGTGGGCCGATCTGTGAGGGCGAACTCAGCGGGACGCTCGAAGCGACCTTCGACCCCGAGACGCTCACCGTCGACCGCGACTGGGTCGCAGAGGGGACGGTGTTGACCTGTCCCTGGCACGGCTGGGAGTTCGACGTCACGTCGGGCGAGTGTCGCGTCGACGAGGCTCGCCTGCCATCGTACGCGGTCCGGACCGAGGACGGCGACGTCGTCCTCACGGTGTAA
- a CDS encoding amidohydrolase family protein encodes MHSSDPDGDESELTIVDTDVHVNYVHPDMQRAVAQRLPEPYRTRLDPDTAQGFRFAYPGHHWVGETPGKDSAHTMPVTEPDAHVQQPVCEELGVDYPILNTAPSFVDHLPRERARAEMKAANDVLLDRFLDEYDHFYGLCTVATTEPDKAAEELDRMGSERQIVGAFIESGGPDKPLGNPRYDVLYQAAQDNDLPIVTHGFSGAAVQWDFPTLVRDLENWLAVRTLSHPFSQMLHLTSMIYQGVPEKFPDLNFVFLEAGIGWIPYMIGRLNRGYKQRRDWAPLLERTPEEYLRESFYIGTQPIGEPNDRRHMHQLLQMVGPEMLMFSTDHPHYDFDSPSALVDRYLAPFSRAEQDRILAGNAREVFGVPR; translated from the coding sequence ATGCACAGTTCCGATCCCGACGGCGACGAGAGCGAACTCACCATCGTCGACACGGACGTTCACGTCAACTACGTTCACCCGGACATGCAACGGGCGGTCGCACAGCGGCTGCCCGAACCGTATCGGACGCGGTTGGATCCGGACACGGCACAGGGGTTCAGGTTCGCCTACCCGGGCCACCACTGGGTCGGCGAGACACCCGGCAAGGACAGTGCGCATACGATGCCCGTGACGGAACCGGACGCACACGTCCAGCAGCCGGTCTGCGAGGAACTGGGCGTCGATTACCCGATCCTCAACACGGCGCCTTCGTTCGTGGACCACCTCCCGAGGGAGCGGGCACGAGCGGAGATGAAGGCGGCAAACGACGTCCTCCTCGACCGGTTTCTGGACGAGTACGACCACTTCTACGGGCTCTGTACGGTCGCGACGACGGAGCCCGACAAAGCGGCCGAAGAACTGGACCGAATGGGCTCCGAACGGCAGATCGTCGGGGCGTTCATCGAGAGCGGCGGCCCCGACAAACCGCTCGGCAACCCGCGGTACGACGTCCTGTACCAGGCGGCCCAGGACAACGATCTACCGATCGTCACCCACGGGTTCTCCGGCGCGGCCGTGCAGTGGGACTTCCCGACGCTGGTTCGGGACCTCGAGAACTGGCTGGCCGTTCGGACGCTGTCACATCCGTTCTCCCAGATGTTGCATCTCACGAGCATGATCTATCAGGGCGTCCCGGAGAAGTTCCCCGACCTCAATTTCGTGTTTCTGGAGGCGGGGATCGGCTGGATACCGTACATGATCGGCCGTCTGAACCGCGGCTACAAGCAGCGGCGTGACTGGGCGCCACTTCTCGAACGAACGCCCGAGGAGTACCTCCGGGAGTCGTTCTACATCGGGACCCAACCGATCGGCGAACCGAACGACCGGCGCCACATGCACCAACTCCTGCAGATGGTCGGCCCGGAGATGCTCATGTTCTCGACGGACCATCCCCACTACGACTTCGACAGCCCATCGGCGCTGGTCGATCGGTACCTCGCGCCGTTCTCGCGGGCAGAACAGGATCGGATCCTCGCCGGCAACGCGCGGGAGGTGTTCGGGGTTCCGCGATGA
- a CDS encoding amidase → MVDDASWERALHGLAGELGMPVDGGVESGALAYARELHAAIDDLPDEAGDAPDPAGARSDDEYNAFLAVYDEPRTTESSGTLDGVSIAIKDNIAVRGLTMTCGSTDLSYVPSFDATVVERLLDEGARVVGKANMDAFAFGPAGEWSEFGRVHNPVAPGRVPGGTSSGSGVAAAAGLVDAALGTDTGGSVRVPAACCGLVGVKPSHHLVSRYGVVGNMPSTDTVGPLAPDVETATRVLDAIAGPDPRDPASVRPDAGPIAHSLGAFDSIRVGVVESTFDLVDDPVADAMAGVADALRGTEGITVTPVPVEIPETVEYAYSLMYGAEYAWLVEQSFATRGDGPRADPEWLRAFASPPFNTHVAERVLPGALVDRLTDGRSYAAARREAADFTDHLTEQFEHVDVLLTSTLRTLPPEYGAIQSAEDGLKYSLCKPFSLTGLPAVSVPAATVEGLPVGAQVIAPMFEDGRALQCARAIERVTEGGDA, encoded by the coding sequence ATGGTCGACGACGCCTCTTGGGAGCGGGCGCTCCACGGACTGGCCGGCGAACTCGGGATGCCAGTCGACGGCGGGGTCGAATCGGGGGCACTCGCGTACGCCCGGGAACTGCACGCCGCAATCGACGACCTTCCGGACGAGGCAGGTGATGCCCCCGATCCGGCGGGGGCACGGTCCGACGACGAGTACAACGCGTTCCTTGCCGTGTACGACGAACCCCGCACGACGGAGTCGAGCGGCACCCTCGACGGGGTGTCGATCGCTATCAAGGACAACATCGCCGTCCGGGGGCTCACGATGACGTGTGGATCGACCGACCTCTCGTATGTCCCGTCGTTCGACGCGACGGTGGTCGAACGGCTGCTCGACGAGGGCGCACGCGTCGTGGGGAAGGCGAACATGGACGCGTTCGCCTTCGGCCCGGCCGGCGAGTGGAGCGAGTTCGGTCGCGTTCACAATCCGGTGGCGCCGGGGCGGGTTCCCGGCGGCACCTCGAGCGGGAGCGGTGTCGCCGCCGCCGCCGGCCTCGTCGACGCGGCGCTCGGGACGGATACGGGCGGGAGCGTCCGCGTCCCCGCGGCGTGCTGTGGCCTCGTCGGCGTAAAGCCCTCACACCACCTGGTCTCCCGGTACGGGGTCGTGGGGAACATGCCGTCGACGGACACGGTCGGGCCGCTGGCGCCCGACGTCGAGACGGCCACCCGGGTGCTGGACGCCATCGCCGGCCCCGACCCGCGCGATCCGGCCTCGGTGCGTCCCGACGCCGGCCCGATCGCCCACTCCCTCGGTGCCTTCGACTCGATACGGGTCGGCGTCGTCGAGTCCACGTTCGACCTCGTGGACGATCCGGTCGCGGACGCGATGGCCGGGGTCGCCGACGCACTCCGTGGCACCGAGGGGATCACCGTGACGCCCGTCCCGGTCGAAATCCCCGAGACGGTCGAATACGCCTACTCGCTCATGTACGGGGCCGAGTACGCGTGGCTCGTCGAGCAGTCCTTCGCCACGCGCGGTGACGGGCCAAGGGCCGATCCGGAATGGCTGCGGGCGTTCGCGTCGCCCCCGTTCAACACTCACGTCGCCGAGCGCGTTCTGCCCGGGGCGCTCGTGGATCGGCTGACGGACGGCCGCTCGTACGCCGCTGCCCGCCGCGAGGCCGCCGACTTCACCGACCACCTGACCGAGCAGTTCGAGCACGTCGACGTCCTCCTCACCTCCACGCTTCGGACGCTCCCTCCCGAGTACGGCGCGATCCAGTCCGCCGAAGACGGGCTGAAGTACTCGCTGTGCAAACCGTTCAGCCTCACCGGCCTCCCCGCCGTCTCGGTCCCTGCGGCGACGGTCGAGGGGCTGCCGGTCGGTGCGCAGGTGATCGCCCCGATGTTCGAGGACGGACGCGCGCTGCAGTGTGCGCGGGCGATCGAACGCGTCACTGAGGGTGGCGACGCGTAA
- a CDS encoding aminopeptidase, with protein MRSIEEMNGANVVAETCAAIEPGERVLVVGDWRTATVAERVAAAARNLDAEVSMTLMDPREYDGNAPPETVAAAMQEPDVVITPVHRSITHSEPTQEALANGVRVISLVKHTPEQLVTGGLYADYEAMQPHCEEMAAKLGEADEAHLTSPSGTDATFDLSGRPGNAHPGIADSPGEFTAAVNIEANVSPVEGQAEGRLVFDGSIPNLDIGVLSEPVSMQVEDGAVTTVEGGDEAERIAEVWAAHDDPAVYNIAQLAVGMNPECTSFNGWFSNEHGVFGSVHVGIGTSSTLGGTTQAPVHFDAMMSDPTLRLDDEVVLEDGEFTFFSPP; from the coding sequence ATGCGATCCATCGAGGAGATGAACGGAGCGAACGTCGTCGCGGAGACGTGTGCCGCGATCGAGCCCGGAGAACGCGTCCTGGTGGTCGGCGACTGGCGGACCGCCACCGTGGCCGAACGTGTCGCCGCCGCAGCGCGAAACTTGGACGCCGAGGTATCGATGACGCTCATGGACCCCCGCGAGTACGACGGAAACGCACCGCCCGAGACCGTCGCCGCGGCGATGCAGGAGCCCGACGTCGTCATCACCCCCGTCCATCGCTCGATCACCCATTCTGAACCGACACAGGAGGCACTGGCCAACGGCGTGCGGGTCATCAGCCTGGTCAAACACACCCCGGAACAGCTCGTGACGGGCGGACTCTACGCCGATTACGAGGCGATGCAACCCCACTGCGAGGAGATGGCGGCCAAACTCGGGGAGGCCGACGAGGCCCACCTCACGAGCCCGTCCGGAACCGACGCCACCTTCGACCTCAGCGGTCGGCCGGGCAACGCCCACCCCGGGATCGCGGATTCGCCCGGCGAGTTCACCGCCGCGGTGAACATCGAGGCGAACGTCTCACCCGTCGAGGGACAGGCCGAGGGACGGCTGGTCTTCGACGGGTCGATCCCGAACCTCGACATCGGCGTCCTGTCGGAGCCGGTCAGCATGCAGGTCGAAGACGGGGCGGTCACGACCGTCGAGGGCGGCGACGAGGCCGAGCGGATCGCCGAGGTCTGGGCGGCACACGACGATCCGGCCGTCTACAACATCGCACAACTCGCCGTGGGAATGAACCCCGAGTGTACGTCGTTCAACGGCTGGTTCTCGAACGAGCACGGCGTCTTCGGCAGCGTCCACGTGGGCATCGGGACGAGCAGCACGCTCGGGGGGACGACCCAAGCGCCCGTACACTTCGACGCGATGATGTCGGACCCGACGTTACGACTCGACGACGAGGTCGTCCTCGAGGACGGCGAGTTCACGTTCTTTTCGCCCCCGTAA
- a CDS encoding MFS transporter, whose product MRNRWRTRHTTLGVLMAAFFSVRFTQIAVSPLVPEFIDVFAVSTSLVGAAISGMWLTYSLVQLPGGVFGDRFGERRVIVGTLGATLLASLLIAVSPSFIVVAVCIGFLGIGAGVYYPVSAALLSRRFDDIGRTIGLHEAGSNLGGFLAPMVVAVLLSVAGWRSAFLFAAGLVATAAALVSTLLGSTPPVNAGASLRELVDLRTFADFGTRPGLLTTTAVAVAHEFSVQATLSFLPTFLVAYHGLTVGTAGILFSAYFVTVAVAQPVTGAISDRIGRDPAIAAVFLVGVSNFGLIVVTDSFPVVVAATVLIGAAMSGGPSIHSRALDRLDSEERGVGFGLFRSTFMTLGSLSPLIVGTVVDAAGWGVAYGLVAGVLTVGTLVILVRSAQQR is encoded by the coding sequence ATGCGAAATCGGTGGCGGACTCGACATACGACGCTCGGCGTCCTGATGGCCGCGTTCTTTTCGGTGCGGTTTACCCAGATCGCCGTCAGTCCACTCGTCCCCGAGTTCATCGACGTATTCGCCGTCTCCACGAGCCTCGTCGGCGCAGCGATAAGCGGCATGTGGCTCACCTATTCGCTCGTTCAGCTCCCCGGCGGCGTGTTCGGCGATCGGTTCGGCGAGCGCCGGGTCATCGTCGGCACGCTCGGCGCCACGCTACTCGCGAGTCTCTTGATCGCGGTCTCGCCGTCGTTTATCGTCGTCGCCGTCTGTATCGGATTCTTGGGTATCGGAGCGGGCGTGTACTACCCGGTCTCGGCCGCCCTGCTATCGCGCCGGTTCGACGACATCGGCCGAACGATCGGCCTCCACGAAGCGGGGTCGAATCTCGGCGGCTTTCTCGCACCGATGGTCGTCGCCGTTCTCCTCTCCGTCGCCGGCTGGCGGAGTGCGTTCCTCTTTGCCGCGGGGCTCGTGGCGACGGCGGCGGCGCTCGTGTCGACCCTCCTCGGCTCCACCCCACCGGTCAACGCTGGCGCTTCGCTTCGAGAACTGGTGGACCTGCGGACGTTCGCCGACTTCGGGACTCGACCCGGGTTGCTGACGACGACTGCCGTCGCCGTCGCCCACGAGTTCTCCGTCCAGGCCACGCTGTCGTTCCTTCCGACGTTCCTCGTCGCCTATCACGGTCTCACCGTCGGTACGGCGGGGATTCTCTTTTCGGCCTATTTCGTGACCGTCGCCGTGGCACAGCCGGTGACTGGCGCGATATCCGACCGGATCGGGCGCGATCCGGCGATCGCCGCCGTCTTTCTCGTCGGAGTGAGCAACTTCGGACTCATCGTCGTCACCGACTCGTTCCCCGTCGTCGTCGCCGCGACGGTCCTCATCGGCGCGGCCATGAGCGGTGGACCGTCTATCCACTCCCGGGCGCTGGATCGACTCGACTCCGAGGAACGAGGCGTCGGGTTCGGACTGTTTCGGTCCACCTTCATGACGCTCGGTTCGCTGAGTCCGTTGATCGTCGGCACGGTCGTCGACGCGGCCGGGTGGGGGGTCGCGTACGGTCTTGTCGCCGGAGTCCTCACCGTCGGGACGCTCGTGATACTGGTTCGCTCCGCCCAGCAGCGGTGA